The Pararhizobium sp. IMCC21322 sequence CTCATTACGATTCTGTGTAAACAAAAACGCTCTAGGACACGAACCCGAATATGGCTTTGACATCCCGCAGAACCGGTTGTGCCAGCACGCGGGCTTGTTCTGCGCCATGACGCAGCACTGCGTCCACATGGTCCGTATCATCCATCAGACGGCGCATCTCCAATGTGATCGGAGACAGGGTTGCCACAGCCAAATCGGCCAGTGCCGGTTTGAACTTGGAAAAGTCCGCCCCGGCAAACTCTGTCAGCACATCCTGCGGTGCCTGATCAGACAGGCCGGAATAGATGTTGATGAGATTGCGCGCTTCCGGCCGATCAACCAGATCATCCAGACTTTCCGGCAGCGGATTGGCATCCGTCTTTGCTTTACGAACTTTCTTCGCCAGTTCGTCAACATCATCTGTCAGGTTCAGCCGCGACAGATCGGACGCATCGGAACTCGACATTTTCTTTGAACCGTCCCGCAAGGACATGACCCGTGTTGCTGCACCTGTAATCAACGGCTCCGGCAGCGGAAAATAGGCCTTGTCCGGCCCCAAACCCAATCCGAGGCGGTCAATTTCGCCAGCAAAATCCATATTGAATTTCTGCGCAATGTCGCGTGTCAGTTCCAGATGCTGTTTCTGATCTTCGCCCACCGGCACATGGGTGGCGCGGTAAGCCAGAATGTCAGCGGCCATCAGACTGGGATAGGCAAACAGGCCAACAGACGCGTTTTCGCGGTTCTTGCCCGCCTTGTCCTTGAACTGGGTCATACGGCTGAGCCACCCCATGCGGGCAACGCAATTGAACAGCCAGGCCAGTTCGGCATGTTCTTTCACCTGGCTTTGATTGAAAACAATGTGTTTTGATGGATCAATGCCCGCAGCCAGAAAAGCCGCTGTTACTTCCCGTGTTTTCTGCCGCAGCACAATGGGGTCTTGCCACACGGTGACGGCATGCAGATCAACCACGCAATAAACGCAATTGTGGCTTTCCTGCATGGCAACGAAGCGCTTGATCGCGCCCAGATAATTGCCAAGATGTACATTGCCGCTAGGCTGGATGCCGGAAAACACCCGTGGTTCAAAACCGGAAGCTGCCGTAGTCATGTTTTACTCTTGTGACTGGAATTGAATGCTGCGCTCTTATGACGAAGCGGGGCGGTGCTGGCAAGACTCAACCTTTCGAGCGGCTCCGTATCCGTTGTGCAATGGTCAAGGCATTGAAGACGCCGGTCAACTGACACACCAGGCCGAAGATGGCGAGGCTGACAGTGCCCAGAACCCCCATGCCAAAGAATTTCACCAGGAAGGCAGCATCGGTCAGAAACGGGTTTAACCAGTTGGCGCCATAGTAAATCCAGGCACCTGTCAGAAGCGTTGCCAGCACCAGACGCGGTACCCGGCGATGCAGGCTGTCATCCCAGATGAAGTGACCGCGTTTCCACAGCATGAACCCAAGGCAGCACGCATTGGCCCAACCGGCGATGGAGGTGGCAATGGCAATTCCGACATGCTGAAACAAA is a genomic window containing:
- the trpS gene encoding tryptophan--tRNA ligase is translated as MTTAASGFEPRVFSGIQPSGNVHLGNYLGAIKRFVAMQESHNCVYCVVDLHAVTVWQDPIVLRQKTREVTAAFLAAGIDPSKHIVFNQSQVKEHAELAWLFNCVARMGWLSRMTQFKDKAGKNRENASVGLFAYPSLMAADILAYRATHVPVGEDQKQHLELTRDIAQKFNMDFAGEIDRLGLGLGPDKAYFPLPEPLITGAATRVMSLRDGSKKMSSSDASDLSRLNLTDDVDELAKKVRKAKTDANPLPESLDDLVDRPEARNLINIYSGLSDQAPQDVLTEFAGADFSKFKPALADLAVATLSPITLEMRRLMDDTDHVDAVLRHGAEQARVLAQPVLRDVKAIFGFVS